In the genome of Dermacentor silvarum isolate Dsil-2018 chromosome 1, BIME_Dsil_1.4, whole genome shotgun sequence, one region contains:
- the LOC125943325 gene encoding uncharacterized protein LOC125943325 — protein MVHPRAAARRHTGCVVVDGVPLPWRLTVRYLELIIDHRLTWYPAVKQLRAAMRRVEGVVRALLACGDGCATCPRWGCTLRRRCPRRCTRSHCAAFDRICGGTSTATIDECSACATACPAHPVWRRRSRRPARGPSPSPLICARSPTSSASRALGDGHMLSYLLRLPKSRPGRRQTSVCLDLPGVRSKHHTPHCAVVQAAAARIQDDLVGRAHLYTDGSVRQDGSAADACVVPYLDVARQCRLSYRASSTTAELVGLHLAADILEESPFLNRAAILFDSRSALHHLLLDERAPPLAQRVPCRLHTLQQQGCDLRLQWIPSHVGIAGNESGDDLARSDHDPESALSPRVNSFAAARLHFKRELAGASSPQPRRAVAPVSPSPGSRRH, from the exons ATGGTCCATCCACGCGCTGCTGCCCGGCGCCACACTGGCTGCGTGGTCGTCGACGGTGTCCCCCTTCCCTGGCGACTGACGGTGCGCTACCTTGAGCTCATTATTGATCACCGCCTGACGTGGTACCCTGCCGTGAAGCAGCTTCGCGCTGCCATGCGCCGAGTTGAAGGCGTGGTGCGCGCACTCCTCGCGTGTGGTGACGGCTGCGCCACTTGTCCGCGGTGGGGATGTACGCTGCGGAGGCGCTGTCCAAGGCGCTGTACGCGCTCGCACTGTGCAGCCTTCGACCGCATCTGTGGCGGCACATCGACTGCGACCATCGACGAGTGCTCCGCATGCGCCACGGCCTGCCCCGCGCATCCCGTCTGGCGGAGACGCTCGCGGAGACCGGCGCGTGGCCCGTCTCCCTCACCGCTGATCTGCGCGCGCTCGCCCACATCGAGCGCATCCCGTGCCCTAGGTGACGGCCACATGCTGTCCTACCTCCTCAGACTTCCCAAGTCTCGT CCTGGCCGCCGCCAAACCAGCGTGTGCCTCGACCTGCCGGGCGTCCGCTCCAAGCACCACACCCCTCATtgcgctgtggtgcaggcggctgCTGCACGGATACAGGACGACCTGGTGGGGAGGGCACACCTCTACACAGACGGTTCTGTCCGTCAGGACGGTTCCGCGGCCGACGCCTGCGTTGTGCCGTACCTCGATGTCGCGAGACAGTGCCGCCTGTCCTACCGAGCTTCTTCCAccacagcggagcttgtgggACTCCATCTGGCAGCCGACATCCTCGAAGAGTCGCCGTTCCTCAACCGAGCGGCGATTCTTTTCGACTCGAGGTCCGCTTTGCACCACCTGCTACTCGACGAGCGCGCGCCGCCACTGGCGCAACGCGTTCCCTGCAGGCTGCACACACTTCAGCAACAGGGATGCGACCTGCGCCttcagtggataccctcgcacgtcGGTATTGCGGGAAACGAGTCGGGGGACGACCTTGCAAGGAGCGACCACGATCCTGAATCCGCGCTATCGCCGCGAGTCAATTCGTTTGCCGCGGCGCGGCTTCACTTCAAACGTGAGCTCGCGGGTGCGTCATCCCCACAGCCGCGGCGCGCAGTGGCGCCCGTCTCGCCATCTCCCGGAAGCCGGCGCCACTAG